GGCGCCGGCGGTTATTACGTGCGCCACTACGGCGGCAACTGGGGTGGCGTCGCGCAGGTGATCTTCCTGTTCGGCGCGATCCTGCTGCTGGCGGTCCTGTTGTTCTCGGGGCAGTTGCGCGCCAGCCTGCGGGTATTCATCAGCAAGCATTTCTTCCACTACAAATATGACTATCGCGACGAGTGGCTGCGCTTCATCGGCACCTTGTCGTCACGCGAACCGGACGTGCGTCTGCGCGAACGCGTGATCCGCGGCATCGCGAATATCATCGAGAGTCCGGCCAGCATCCTGTGGATGCGCCACGATACCGGTCGCTTCGAGCCGGTGGCCGCCTGGCAGGCCGAGCTTCCCGAACAGGCGCATGAAGATGCCGATGGTTCGCTGGCGCAGTTTCTGGATCGGCAGGGGTGGGTCATCAATCTGGACGAGTACGAGCGTGATCCCGAACTCTACGACGGTCTGACCCTGCCCGCCTGGCTGGACACCATTCCGCGCGCGTGGCTGATTACGCCGCTGATCCTCCATGAGCGCCTGCTTGGTTTCATCGTGCTGACGCGCTCGCCGGCACCGCAGCATTTCAACTGGGAGGACTGCGACCTGCTGAAGACCGCGGGCCGCCAGGCGGCCAGCCATCTTGCCCAGATGGAGGCCGCGAGCGCACTCGCCGATGCCCGTCAGTTCGAGATGTGCAACCGGCTGTCGACCTATGTCATGCACGACCTGAAGAATCTGGTCACACAGCTCTCGCTGGTCGTCACCAATGCGGCCAAGCACAAGCACAATCCGCAGTTCATGGAGGATGCCATCTGTACGGTCGAGCACTCGGTCGATAAGATGAACCGGTTGATGGCGCACCTGCGCAGCGGCGGGGGCGATCAGCGTCAGATGGTGACGGTCGATCTGTGCGAGTTGCTGCGCGAGGTCGCCGGGACCATGAGCGGCGGCCGTCCGATACCGAGTGTCGACTGCCAGGCACACGGCATCGCCGCGCAGGCCAACCGTGACCGTTTCGCGGCCATCATCGGCCACCTGGTGCGCAATGCACAGGACGCCACACCAGCGGACGGACGCATCATCATGCGGCTGTTCAAGCGCGATGACTGGGCGGTCATCGAGGTCCAGGATACAGGTTCCGGAATGGATGCCGACTTCATCCATACGCGCCTGTTCCGGCCGTTCGAGACGACCAAGGGCAAG
The sequence above is a segment of the Gammaproteobacteria bacterium genome. Coding sequences within it:
- the prsK gene encoding PEP-CTERM system histidine kinase PrsK, which translates into the protein MISIGFIGYSTGAFAFMVLALVLLTGQRGRSRKRLLMLAAAASALWMSVAAYQSIARAAIFESQLLELLRDLAWIGFLAGVLANAYAERPQSSRRFRHVFMAAGAFILLLATLTAYRFVADTAVISSAGIDWLLAGYLLVAIFGLVLVEQLLRNTRPEARRGIKYLCMGVGGMFAYDFYLYADALLLQRIDPALWQARGFVNALIVPLIGLAVARDPRWSLDIFVSRRIVFHTASLLGAGIYLFAMGAGGYYVRHYGGNWGGVAQVIFLFGAILLLAVLLFSGQLRASLRVFISKHFFHYKYDYRDEWLRFIGTLSSREPDVRLRERVIRGIANIIESPASILWMRHDTGRFEPVAAWQAELPEQAHEDADGSLAQFLDRQGWVINLDEYERDPELYDGLTLPAWLDTIPRAWLITPLILHERLLGFIVLTRSPAPQHFNWEDCDLLKTAGRQAASHLAQMEAASALADARQFEMCNRLSTYVMHDLKNLVTQLSLVVTNAAKHKHNPQFMEDAICTVEHSVDKMNRLMAHLRSGGGDQRQMVTVDLCELLREVAGTMSGGRPIPSVDCQAHGIAAQANRDRFAAIIGHLVRNAQDATPADGRIIMRLFKRDDWAVIEVQDTGSGMDADFIHTRLFRPFETTKGKAGMGIGVYETREFVRILGGDVEVISRVGEGTTFRLRVPISDENRNNVQLRLVEGNGYPDDGRITEIAGR